TCCATGTATTTCTGGATGATTTTCTTGTAGCATTTCCTTAACTTGTTCTGAAACAGCATCAAAATCATATCCAGGTGATATGAAAACATCTAAAGAAGTTATTTCATTTCCCTTATTCTTATTTTGTAATTCATTTATTCTATCAATAGACGATTTTTGTATTAAATCTTCATTAGCTGAAAATAAGCTCTCCCCTTTTTCTTGAACTCCAATAACTTCAAACATAGTTCCATTTAAGTTTATAGCCTTCCCTACAGCTAACTTAGGATCATCAAATAGTTTTTTTGCATTTTGATATGTTAATACTATTACATCATTTTTTATGTCACTTTTTTCGAAGTATCTTCCATATTCAACTTTATCTGATTTTTGAGCTGGTATTAAGCTCATACTCTCACTATCATCATCATAAGCAGTAGCTCCTATAGATGTATGTCTATCTAAAAAATTAACCTCTCCATACAATCCATTCCCAAAACCAAAGCTTTCCTGTTCCTTTGGTTTTTCAACCTTTTCAACCCCATCTATATGTTTTAAATCATAAATATCATTTTCTATAAACGGTTCAACAGACGATAAATCTGCTTCAGGGTTTTCAGAGTAAAAACTTACAGTAACTTTATTTGCATTTACTTTTCCTGTTGTTTTAGAAACTTGTTCTTTAAGTCCATCCCCAATAGATAATACAACTACAACAGAACTTATACCTATAATAATTCCTATCATAGTTAAGAAAACCCTTAATTTATTAGCTTTTAAGCTTAGCAGAGAACTTTTGATTAAATTTTCTATACTCATATCTATCCCTCCTCAATAAAAACACCGTCTTTAAGGTATACCACTTTTGTTGCATATTTTTTTAGGTCTGGATCATGAGTAACCATAAC
The nucleotide sequence above comes from Paraclostridium bifermentans. Encoded proteins:
- a CDS encoding ABC transporter permease, which gives rise to MSIENLIKSSLLSLKANKLRVFLTMIGIIIGISSVVVVLSIGDGLKEQVSKTTGKVNANKVTVSFYSENPEADLSSVEPFIENDIYDLKHIDGVEKVEKPKEQESFGFGNGLYGEVNFLDRHTSIGATAYDDDSESMSLIPAQKSDKVEYGRYFEKSDIKNDVIVLTYQNAKKLFDDPKLAVGKAINLNGTMFEVIGVQEKGESLFSANEDLIQKSSIDRINELQNKNKGNEITSLDVFISPGYDFDAVSEQVKEMLQENHPEIHGTYDVFNPGSITEAFTKIISSITMFITLITAISLFVGGIGVMNIMYVSVTERKREIGIRRAIGATPNSIMLQFLFEAMFVTLIGGLLGILIGFVLSQIAGMFMPFKPVVTIKTFIGASATSVIVGIIFGIIPAYKASRLDPIKAIYN